ATTTATCAGCACTATCTGATTTTACAGGACTAAAAATTTATCCAACCGTACCTGGGTTAAGTATCGATATGTTCGGGGCCATTATTAGTATTGGGCTAATCGAATTATCACAAGTAAGTGATACCGTAATCGTAATTAACACATCCATTTATGAAGAATTTATTTCAGATGATGAGGCTGTAAAAGGACATTTCTTCCTATTACCGGATCCAGATTCCTTTGAAGCTATTTTTAAAGCTTTAGGGGTGCCGACGACATGATTTTATCCAGCTCGAACGAAGTAGTAAAAGTGGGTATTGCACAAATGGATGTAGTAAAAGTCCCTAAAACAATTCGTACGTCGGGTTTAGGGTCATGTGTTGGTGTCGTTATTTATGATGAATCAACAAAGGTTGCGGGAATGGTGCATGTCATGTTACCAGACTCAAGTTTAGGTCGTACCGAAACAATTAACGTAGCAAAGTTTGCAGACACCGGTATAGCGGCTTTAGTGGATATCTTGAAACGAGAAGGCGCACATTCGTTCAAATTGAAAGCTAAAATTGCTGGTGGTGCACAAATGTTTCAATTTACTTCGGATAAAGATTCTATGCGTATTGGGCCTCGCAATGTAGAGGCGGTAAAGGCACAGTTGAAAAAGCTAAATATACCGATTGTTGCAGAGGATACAGGTGGTAATAGTGGACGTACAATTGAGTTTAATCCAAATACAGCTAAATTGAATGTACGAACAGTTAACCAAGGAGTGAGTGAAATTTGATGTTTGGTTCGATTTTTTATAATTTTTGGGCAGCTTTATTTTCATTCGCTGCATCTTTTATTTGGGCAATTCGAAATCCTTTTGCCATGCCTCTGCCAACCATTGGGACAGCGGTAATTGCAGCGATTATTGGATTTGTTGTCATGTATGCGATTCGACTTTTTATTGGCTATGTATTTTATACACCAGAAGAAGTTATACATACGGAAGTGGAAAATACAACGGAAGCCACAATGATTGAAGAAGATGGCAATCAGCAATTTGTTCCACAAAGTACTCGTACAACAGCAGAGTTTGAAGAGGCTAACACAGAAGAAATGGCTCAAGCTGTGCGGACGATGTTGCATGGCGAAGAAGCTTCGTTTTCACGTTGATTTTTAAATGAGTCGAAATTGCTATAAGAAAGAGACTGTTAAAAGTATTTTTACTTTTAACAGTCTCCTTTTTTAGGTGGAAATTATAAAGTTCTCATGTTATAGCAGTGTCTAGGTTAAAGTACCAGCCCCTCGGGACTTAAAGGGCGCTTTAGCGCTTTTCTAACTTATGAAAATATTATGTATCATTCTTCCGTCACATGTTTATTTATAGGCTTTTTGGTATAATGAGTAATAACTATGCTTACATTTCAGAAGAGAGGTGGATACGAGTGACTGAACAAGGACGCGCAGAAGAGCAATCACTATGGATTCGCTGGACAAAAGATAAAGATCCAGAAGCAGGCGACTTACTCATTAAGAAGTATAAGCCGCTCGTTTCATATCATGTACAACGTATTGCTGTAGGGTTACCGAAAAACGTTTCACGGGACGACTTAACAAGTCTTGGCATGATGGGACTATTCGATGCATTAAATAAATTTGATATAAATCGAGATTTAAAATTTGATACGTATGCATCATTTCGTGTACGTGGTGCAATTATTGACGGATTGCGGAAAGAAGACTGGTTACCTCGCTCTGCCCGTGAAAAGGCAAAAAAACTAGATGCACAAATTGAAAAGCTCGAACAAAAGCTCATGCGCCATGCGACACCAGAGGAACTTGCAGCGCATATGGAGTTACCGGTAGAGGACATTTACCAAACCGTTCACGAGCATTTTTTCTCAAATGTGTTGTCGATTAATGAGCAGTTAGATCAAGACGAAGGCGAAGGGAAAACATTCGTCATTCGTGATGATCATACAAGAACACCGGAGCAGCAAATGGTACATAGTGAGTTGTTAGGGGATTTAGCGGATAAAATCCAAAAACTAAATGAAAAAGAGCAGCTGGTTATTAGTTTATTTTATACAGAAGAAATGACGTTAACCGAAATTGGCGAAATGTTAGAATTATCGACGTCACGAATTTCTCAAATCCATTCGAAAGCATTATTTAAGTTACGTAAATTATTATCTTCGGAAATGATTAATACGTAGGAGGGATTTACGATGAGCTTAAAGGGCGTAGAATTACAAATTGCCATTCCAAAAACATTTGACGCTGGGAAAATGGCAGACCAACATCATCAAAATAATATTCAACAACAAATGCATGCGAACGAGGCACTAAAAAGGGAAATTGAACGCAAGCAATTTTTAGTTAATGAAATGGATAAAATGGATGTTGTTGATGGTGAAGAAGAACGGGATGATCAAAACGATCAATCGTCAGATCAGCAACAAAAGAAAAATAAGCAACAGCTAGAAAAAAAAGCCCAGCACCCATTTAAAGGAAACTTTTTTGATTTTAGCGGCTAGGAGATCATATGGTAACAGCACTAATCATAACGTTATTTATCATTCAGTTAATTACAATTTTCATTATTATATTGCTATCTGGCAAGTTAGCGAAATTTAAAGAATTAGAAATTCGTCAAAACCAACTTGTTGAGGAAATGGACAATGCCATTAGTGTCTATTTAATAGAAATGAAAGAGGAAAATAATCGTCTGATTGAAGAGTTGAAAGAGGCAACTGTATCGATTCCAGCAAAGCCAGCAGTACAACCATTCACTCAGACTCAGCCTCAAGTAGAAGTTGCACCAATTGCGACAGTGAACGCTAAAAAAATATTTGATGAAATTGCTGAAAATGAAGTAAAAAAAGAAAAGACACCGCCTCAAACGGAAGTGCCAGAATTTGAAAAACGCAAATTTGTTCCGGTTCAACAAGCAGCAAATGCCTACAGTAAACAAAAAGTGCAAACCGATAAACAATCGGAACTTGAACAAGTAGAGGACGAACTGTTTGCAAAAGAACCTGTAAAACAACAGCAAACAGTTGAACAACAAGTCGTAGCACATTACCGAGCAGGCAAATCAATCGAGGAAATTGCGCGGATGATGCAGCGCGGGAAAACTGAAATTGAGTTGTTAGTAAAGTTTCACGCGTAAAGTAGTTGCACTTGAAAGCGGTGTATGATATATTTACAAGCGGTGTTAAACCAATTCACACGTATTTTGATGTAGTAAGTGGTGCTCGTGACACACGGGTAGCTTGTTGCAGATGAAGAATACGGAGGAAAAAAACCAAACATTTAGGAGGAAACACACATGTCAGTAATTTCAATGAAACAATTACTAGAAGCTGGTGTACATTTCGGTCACCAAACTCGCCGTTGGAACCCAAAAATGAAGAAATATATCTTCGTTGAGCGTAACGGTATCTATATTATCGATTTACAAAAAACGGTTAAAAAATTAGAGGAAGCTTATGACTTCATGCGTCAAGTTGGTCAAGACGGTGGTAAAGTTTTATTCGTTGGTACGAAAAAACAAGCACAAGAAGCGATCAAAGAAGAAGCAGAGCGTTCAGGTAACTACTACATCAACCAACGTTGGTTAGGTGGTACTTTAACTAACTTCGGTACTATTCAAAAACGTGTTAAACGTATGAAAGATATCGAAAAAATGGAAGAAGATGGCACTTTTGCTGTACTTCCTAAAAAAGAAGTAATCCAACTTAAAAAAGAACACGAACGCTTAGTTAAATTCTTAGGCGGTATCCGTGATATGAAAGCTGTTCCGGACGTTATGTTCGTAGTAGACCCTCGTAAAGAGCGTATCGCAGTTGCAGAAGCAATCAAATTAAACATCCCTCTAGTTGGTATCGTAGACACTAACTGTGATCCAGATGAAATTGATTACGTAATCCCTGCAAACGACGATGCTATCCGCGCTGTTAAATTATTAACTGCGAAAATGGCTGACGCTTTATTAGAAGCTAAACAAGGTGAAGAAGAAGCTCCAGCAGTAGAAGCTACTACAGCTGAGTAATTCACTGTTAGAAAAGGTGATAAGTGGATCAAACCCTTATCACCTTTTTTTGAGAAAACTTTCGTGAATATGCATGAATCGTTGAAAATTCATGGCGTATCGCTTAAAGTATGATTAGTTAATTAAAAAATTTTTTAATAGACCTTAGGAGGAAACTCAACATGGCAAACATTACTGCACAAATGGTAAAAGAATTACGCGAAAAAACAGGCGCAGGTATGATGGACTGTAAAAAAGCATTAGTACAAACTGAAGGTGACTTCGAAGCTGCAGTTGACTTCTTACGCGAAAAAGGATTAGCTGCTGCAGGCAAAAAAGCTGACCGTATCGCTGCTGAAGGTACAACTTACATTTTAGAACAAGGTAATGAAGCAATCTTAGTTGAAATCAACGCTGAAACTGACTTCGTATCTAAAAACGACAAATTCGTAGCTTTAGTAGAAGAATTATCTGCTCACCTTTTAGCTACTAAACCAGCTGACGTTGACGCTGCTTTAGAAACTGAAATTAACGGTGCTAAAGTTTCTGACTACATCTCAACTGCAATCGCAACAATCGGAGAAAAAATCTCTCTACGTCGTTTCGAAATCAAAACAAAAACAGATGCAGACGCTTTCGGTTCTTACCTACACATGGGTGGCCGTATTGGTGTATTAGTAGTTCTTGAAGGTTCTACTGACGCTGCTGCTGCAAAAGATATCGCAATGCACATCGCTGCAATCAACCCAACTTACGTTTCTCGTGACGAAGTTTCTGCTGAAGAAGTAGAGCGCGAGCGCAAAGTATTAACTGAGCAAGCTTTAAATGAAGGCAAGCCAGAAAACATCGTAGCGAAAATGGTTGAAGGTCGTCTTGGTAAATACTTCGAAGACGTTTGCTTACTTGACCAAACTTTCGTTAAAAACTCTGACCAAAAAGTACGTACTTTCGTAGAGTCTACTGGCGGTACAGTAACTGGTTTTGCTCGTTATGCTGTTGGTGAAGGTATCGAGAAAAAAGAAGATAACTTCGCTGAAGAAGTAATGAGCCAAGTTAAAGGCAACAACTAATTTTAATACAACTTAAATTACTTATGATTTAAGCAAAGAGTAGGGAGCACCATTTGCGTGTTCCCTATTTTTAAAGAAAGCTGTTATTGGCTATAGTTAATTTGATCATAATTAGTGAAATACTATACATACGAAAGACGATTGTTTAGTGTTTCCTTTTAAATAAATGAGTAACGGAGGTTTACTATGAGTGTGTCACAATACAAGCGAGTAATCATTAAACTTAGCGGAGAAGCATTAGCTGGAGAATTAGGCTTTGGTTTTTCACCAGAAGTGATTAAATCAATCGCTGGAGAAATTAAAGATGTCATTGATTTAGGTGTGGAAGTAGCACTAGTTGTTGGTGGTGGTAACATTTGGCGCGGGAAAATTGGTGCCGAAATGGGTATGGAGCGCGCAAATGCAGACTATATGGGAATGTTAGGGACGGTAATGAATGCATTAGCGTTACAAGATTCTTTAGAAAACCTTGGTGTTCCAACACGCGTTCAATCATCAATTGTGATGACACAAGTAGCAGAGCCTTATATTCGTCGTAAAGCAGTACGTCATTTAGAAAAAGCACGCGTTGTGATTTTCGCAGCAGGAACAGGTAACCCGTACTTCTCAACAGATACAACAGCGGCTTTACGTGCAGCAGAAATTAATGCAGATGCAATTTTAATGGCGAAAAACAACGTGGATGGTGTTTATTCTGCCGATCCAAAATTAGATCCGACAGCAGTTAAGTATGACACACTTACGTATTTAGACGTTATTCAACAAGGCTTACAAGTAATGGATTCAACAGCTTCTACATTATGTATGGATAATGACATTAAGCTTGTTGTGTTCAACTTATCAGAGTCAGGTAATATTAAACGTGCCGTAATGGGCGAAAAAATTGGAACAGTAGTTAGGAGAGATGCATAATGACTAAGCAAGTATTAGATCAAGCACAAGACAAAATGACAAAATCGATTGCTGCTTTCTCACGTGAGTTAGCGTCAATTCGTGCGGGCGTAGCAAACGCTTCATTATTAGACCGTATTAATGTAGATTACTACGGTTCACCTACACCAATCAACCAAATGGCGGGTATTTCTGTACCAGAAGCACGTCTATTAGTAATCCAACCATACGATAAATCAATTTTAGGTGAAATCGAGAAAGCAATTATGCGTTCTGATATCGGGATTACACCAACAAATGATGGAAATATCATCCGTTTAGCAATCCCAGCGTTAACAGAAGAGCGTCGTAAAGATCTTGTGAAACGCGTGAAAAAAGAAGCAGAAGAAGCAAAAGTTGCAGTACGTAACGTGCGTCGTGATGCGAATGATGACCTGAAAAAGTCAGAGAAAAATGGTGAAATCACAGAAGACGAATTACGCGGCTTTGGTGAAGACATTCAAAAGTTAACAGATAGCTCAATCGTAAAAATCGATGAGTTAGTGAAAGAAAAAGAAAAAGAAATCTTAACAGTTTAATTTTTAATAGGTTGATTCGCGCTATTGAAAAGTAGCGCGAAATCTTTTTCTAAGAACATGAACTTTAAATGGATTGAAAGCGTCCTACTAGTGAGGACGTTTTTTTACTAAGCATTCCTAATGAAATATAGAGAATTTACATATAAGAATAATTAAGACATAAAGAGAAATCAATAAATTCATGAATCTGTGAAGGACAGGCTTTTGCTTTTTTGATATGATGAAAGTATAGACTAGTCCGATTTGTGCAGTTGGGGGAATTAACTATGTTTAAACAACTTTTTAGAAAAAAATCAAATACAGAGCAGCCAATTAATGATGGTCGTGTGGACTTAGTTAAGGAGGATGAAATCCCTACCCATATTGCAATTATCATGGATGGAAATGGTCGTTGGGCAAAAAAACGTGCACTTCCTCGAGTAGCAGGGCATCATGAAGGCATGCAAACTGTACGAAAAATTACCCGTTGTGCTTGTGATTTAGGGGTAAAAGTACTTACGCTCTATGCATTTTCGACAGAAAATTGGAAGCGACCTAAATCAGAGGTAGAATTTTTAATGCGTTTACCAGAGCAATTTTTAAAATCGTTTTTACCAGAGCTGATGGAGCGTAACATTCGTGTCGAAATGATCGGTGTCATGGAGTCATTGCCAGATTATACGCAGCGCGCTCTAAAGAATGCGATGGAAGCAACGAAAAATAATACAGGCCTTATCTTAAATTTTGCAATGAACTATGGTGGGCGTGCAGAGATTGTGATGGCGATGCAACAACTAATGACAGATGTTGAAGCCGGAAAATTGGCAATTGAAGATGTGAATGAACAACATATTACACAGCACATGATGACCGCGCATTTACCTGAGCCAGATTTATTGATTCGCACAAGTGGAGAAATCCGCATCAGCAATTTTATGTTATGGCAGCTAGCTTATACGGAATTTTGTTTTACAGATGTCCATTGGCCTGATTTTGACGAAGCATGTTTAAATGAGGCGATTGCTGTGTATCAAAACCGTAACCGCCGTTATGGCGGACTGAAAGGAGAATAATTGAATTGAAACAGCGCATTATAACGGGCGTCGTAGCAGCAGCATTATTTATTCCGTTCGTCATCTATGGCGGCGTGCCGTTTGCTATAATGGTTAGCCTTTTAGCGGTTATTGGATTTTATGAATTATTAAAAATGCGAGGAATTTCGATTTTTTCTGTTCCAGGAATAATTGGATTACTCGGCTTATTAATGCTAGTTGTACCAAATGAATGGTCAAAGGAAATCATTCAATTCGTAAATTACGAATCGAACTTAATGATTATTTATGGCGTCGTAATCTTATTATTAATTTATATCGTGTTAGTGAAAAATAAAATGACCTTTGATGAAGTCGGTTTTATTCT
The sequence above is a segment of the Solibacillus sp. FSL H8-0523 genome. Coding sequences within it:
- the rpsB gene encoding 30S ribosomal protein S2, with amino-acid sequence MSVISMKQLLEAGVHFGHQTRRWNPKMKKYIFVERNGIYIIDLQKTVKKLEEAYDFMRQVGQDGGKVLFVGTKKQAQEAIKEEAERSGNYYINQRWLGGTLTNFGTIQKRVKRMKDIEKMEEDGTFAVLPKKEVIQLKKEHERLVKFLGGIRDMKAVPDVMFVVDPRKERIAVAEAIKLNIPLVGIVDTNCDPDEIDYVIPANDDAIRAVKLLTAKMADALLEAKQGEEEAPAVEATTAE
- the pyrH gene encoding UMP kinase; this translates as MSVSQYKRVIIKLSGEALAGELGFGFSPEVIKSIAGEIKDVIDLGVEVALVVGGGNIWRGKIGAEMGMERANADYMGMLGTVMNALALQDSLENLGVPTRVQSSIVMTQVAEPYIRRKAVRHLEKARVVIFAAGTGNPYFSTDTTAALRAAEINADAILMAKNNVDGVYSADPKLDPTAVKYDTLTYLDVIQQGLQVMDSTASTLCMDNDIKLVVFNLSESGNIKRAVMGEKIGTVVRRDA
- a CDS encoding FliA/WhiG family RNA polymerase sigma factor, which translates into the protein MTEQGRAEEQSLWIRWTKDKDPEAGDLLIKKYKPLVSYHVQRIAVGLPKNVSRDDLTSLGMMGLFDALNKFDINRDLKFDTYASFRVRGAIIDGLRKEDWLPRSAREKAKKLDAQIEKLEQKLMRHATPEELAAHMELPVEDIYQTVHEHFFSNVLSINEQLDQDEGEGKTFVIRDDHTRTPEQQMVHSELLGDLADKIQKLNEKEQLVISLFYTEEMTLTEIGEMLELSTSRISQIHSKALFKLRKLLSSEMINT
- a CDS encoding isoprenyl transferase, producing MFKQLFRKKSNTEQPINDGRVDLVKEDEIPTHIAIIMDGNGRWAKKRALPRVAGHHEGMQTVRKITRCACDLGVKVLTLYAFSTENWKRPKSEVEFLMRLPEQFLKSFLPELMERNIRVEMIGVMESLPDYTQRALKNAMEATKNNTGLILNFAMNYGGRAEIVMAMQQLMTDVEAGKLAIEDVNEQHITQHMMTAHLPEPDLLIRTSGEIRISNFMLWQLAYTEFCFTDVHWPDFDEACLNEAIAVYQNRNRRYGGLKGE
- a CDS encoding multidrug transporter, encoding MFGSIFYNFWAALFSFAASFIWAIRNPFAMPLPTIGTAVIAAIIGFVVMYAIRLFIGYVFYTPEEVIHTEVENTTEATMIEEDGNQQFVPQSTRTTAEFEEANTEEMAQAVRTMLHGEEASFSR
- the frr gene encoding ribosome recycling factor, with product MTKQVLDQAQDKMTKSIAAFSRELASIRAGVANASLLDRINVDYYGSPTPINQMAGISVPEARLLVIQPYDKSILGEIEKAIMRSDIGITPTNDGNIIRLAIPALTEERRKDLVKRVKKEAEEAKVAVRNVRRDANDDLKKSEKNGEITEDELRGFGEDIQKLTDSSIVKIDELVKEKEKEILTV
- the tsf gene encoding translation elongation factor Ts, which translates into the protein MANITAQMVKELREKTGAGMMDCKKALVQTEGDFEAAVDFLREKGLAAAGKKADRIAAEGTTYILEQGNEAILVEINAETDFVSKNDKFVALVEELSAHLLATKPADVDAALETEINGAKVSDYISTAIATIGEKISLRRFEIKTKTDADAFGSYLHMGGRIGVLVVLEGSTDAAAAKDIAMHIAAINPTYVSRDEVSAEEVERERKVLTEQALNEGKPENIVAKMVEGRLGKYFEDVCLLDQTFVKNSDQKVRTFVESTGGTVTGFARYAVGEGIEKKEDNFAEEVMSQVKGNN
- a CDS encoding RNA polymerase subunit sigma, which translates into the protein MSLKGVELQIAIPKTFDAGKMADQHHQNNIQQQMHANEALKREIERKQFLVNEMDKMDVVDGEEERDDQNDQSSDQQQKKNKQQLEKKAQHPFKGNFFDFSG
- a CDS encoding chemotaxis protein CheD codes for the protein MILSSSNEVVKVGIAQMDVVKVPKTIRTSGLGSCVGVVIYDESTKVAGMVHVMLPDSSLGRTETINVAKFADTGIAALVDILKREGAHSFKLKAKIAGGAQMFQFTSDKDSMRIGPRNVEAVKAQLKKLNIPIVAEDTGGNSGRTIEFNPNTAKLNVRTVNQGVSEI